One Coleofasciculus chthonoplastes PCC 7420 DNA window includes the following coding sequences:
- a CDS encoding type IV pilus secretin family protein has protein sequence MRQEQLFSGIAIATAVSLSISEPVWAATAEVTAVRLNPRGSSLELILETQAGDQRPQVFPVNRGKDWVADIVNVRLNLPEGNSFRQDNPMAGITAVTVSQIEPNSIRVTVSGDEDSPQGQILQQESQAITLGINPAPSNQAAVSIPISSPSGESVSITPPTLPSSTASNSTRTRENASIPQLGSRSAGMQGTETINAASSNIAAQSEITTPANFNLNPVPENQQNISIPVAPPPRESVSSVPTLANPGTTRSTSDFSSPATRRSQSQRSNSPPVVAQTPTPESPEPTQAQPTPVVPAPSPDVLVPDPQITIDGVPALPAGTVQPVSPAPPFLPRAVAPPVGDIAVSNLNAAASEIDLGTAAVVPRLSLREAPIREVLALLARSAGLNLAFAGAGDGDGEAAAAAQETISLDLENEPVQDVFNYVLQLSGLQANRRGRTIFVGARLPQAARNLISRTLRLNQVNVADASAFLGAQGAETQRIVTRTTITIEGEGADRRRLEETTTEIRPLKAEPGEGPLLLTGLGVATDERLNSITLIGEPRQVEIASALLTQLDLRRRQVAINVKIVDINLLGTDAFNTSFSFGIGDGFFVVDQGAAVFNYGEFRPPTDLEATTSAAAQTIIPNPFAGANTFLVPGETTQTIPGTGIDTLRILNDAVTPEFRFNREQGEDAQFFRRLSGISTDPFTGGITEITLPEPNVIQTNITPGTPAVPATPPQIIPLPDGTFQVIPGTPGTPGTPPTQTTTFERGTRAEITSALPSLFQFPKDFLAQLQAQITSGNAKILTDPTIVVQEGQTATVNLTQEVVGNIRSETESADGLTTRTVTAEIREAGLILELIVDRIDDNGFVTLAVNPEVTSIGSVQNLSIGDDTNQIALLNTRELTSGQIRLRDGQTLILSGIIQESDRTTVRKVPILGDLPILGALFRSTERQNQRQEVIVLLTPQILDDSERGAFGYNYTPGREAQEVLQRRGFPTQGGF, from the coding sequence GTGAGACAGGAGCAACTGTTCAGTGGAATCGCGATCGCGACTGCCGTCTCCCTATCGATAAGCGAACCCGTCTGGGCGGCGACGGCTGAAGTTACTGCCGTTCGGCTCAATCCCAGGGGTAGTAGTTTAGAGCTGATTCTAGAAACCCAAGCAGGGGATCAGCGCCCCCAAGTTTTCCCGGTGAACCGGGGTAAGGATTGGGTGGCGGATATTGTCAATGTTCGGTTGAATTTGCCCGAAGGCAATAGCTTTCGTCAAGACAACCCTATGGCTGGTATTACCGCTGTTACGGTGAGTCAAATCGAACCCAACAGCATTCGAGTAACGGTGAGTGGGGATGAAGATTCACCTCAGGGTCAAATTCTCCAGCAAGAATCTCAGGCAATTACTCTAGGAATTAATCCTGCTCCCAGCAATCAAGCCGCCGTTTCGATTCCGATTTCCTCGCCCTCTGGGGAGTCAGTGTCAATTACTCCACCAACACTACCCTCCTCTACTGCATCAAATAGCACCAGGACTAGAGAAAATGCCAGTATCCCCCAGCTAGGAAGCAGAAGTGCAGGGATGCAGGGAACAGAAACAATTAACGCCGCTTCGAGTAATATTGCTGCTCAATCTGAGATTACCACTCCAGCGAATTTCAATCTTAATCCAGTACCAGAAAATCAACAGAACATTTCCATTCCGGTTGCTCCGCCACCGAGGGAATCAGTCTCAAGCGTTCCCACTCTAGCCAATCCAGGGACAACTCGCTCCACTTCAGACTTCTCATCTCCCGCCACTCGCCGATCCCAATCTCAGCGTTCTAATTCACCCCCAGTTGTGGCTCAAACCCCGACACCGGAGTCTCCTGAACCCACTCAAGCTCAACCCACTCCCGTAGTTCCAGCACCTTCACCTGATGTATTAGTTCCCGATCCTCAAATTACCATTGATGGGGTTCCGGCTTTACCGGCGGGGACAGTGCAACCTGTATCCCCTGCACCACCATTCTTACCGAGAGCCGTTGCGCCACCTGTGGGAGATATTGCGGTGTCTAATCTGAATGCTGCCGCCAGCGAGATTGACTTGGGAACAGCAGCAGTAGTACCCCGCCTATCCTTGCGAGAAGCCCCTATCCGAGAAGTATTGGCACTCTTGGCGCGTTCTGCTGGATTGAACCTTGCCTTTGCCGGAGCAGGTGATGGTGATGGTGAGGCAGCGGCGGCGGCTCAGGAAACGATTTCCTTGGATTTGGAAAACGAACCGGTTCAAGATGTGTTTAACTACGTTCTCCAACTTTCTGGACTCCAGGCAAACCGTCGGGGACGTACAATATTTGTCGGTGCTCGACTACCCCAAGCGGCTCGTAATCTGATTAGCCGCACCCTTCGTTTAAATCAGGTTAACGTTGCTGACGCTTCAGCCTTCCTGGGGGCACAAGGGGCAGAAACTCAAAGGATTGTAACGAGGACAACCATCACGATTGAAGGAGAGGGTGCAGATCGTCGAAGGCTGGAAGAAACAACAACAGAAATTAGACCTCTCAAGGCAGAACCCGGAGAAGGTCCTTTATTACTCACTGGTCTAGGAGTAGCGACAGATGAACGCCTAAATTCCATCACGTTGATTGGCGAACCGCGCCAAGTTGAAATTGCCTCAGCTTTGTTAACCCAGTTAGATTTGCGGCGGCGTCAGGTAGCAATTAATGTCAAGATTGTTGATATCAACCTCTTGGGAACTGATGCTTTCAACACGAGCTTCTCCTTCGGCATTGGCGATGGCTTTTTTGTAGTCGATCAGGGGGCTGCAGTCTTTAATTATGGGGAATTCAGACCCCCGACTGATTTAGAAGCTACAACAAGTGCTGCAGCTCAAACAATTATTCCAAATCCCTTTGCTGGAGCCAATACGTTTTTGGTTCCAGGCGAGACTACACAAACAATTCCAGGAACTGGAATCGATACCCTTAGGATTCTTAATGATGCTGTAACTCCTGAGTTTCGGTTTAATCGAGAGCAAGGTGAGGATGCACAATTTTTTCGCAGGCTGTCTGGGATTTCAACAGATCCCTTCACTGGAGGAATTACAGAAATTACTCTCCCAGAACCGAATGTCATCCAGACTAATATAACTCCAGGAACTCCAGCAGTTCCAGCAACTCCTCCTCAGATTATTCCACTCCCAGATGGTACATTTCAAGTTATTCCAGGAACTCCAGGAACTCCAGGAACTCCTCCAACTCAAACTACGACCTTTGAACGAGGGACTCGTGCAGAAATAACCTCGGCTTTACCCTCCTTGTTCCAGTTTCCCAAGGATTTCCTAGCCCAATTGCAAGCTCAAATTACTAGTGGTAACGCGAAAATCTTGACAGACCCAACCATTGTTGTCCAAGAAGGACAAACAGCTACAGTTAATTTGACTCAAGAAGTTGTCGGTAATATTAGGAGTGAGACAGAATCAGCAGATGGTCTTACCACTAGAACGGTAACTGCAGAAATTCGGGAAGCCGGTTTAATCCTTGAATTAATCGTAGATAGGATTGATGACAATGGTTTTGTTACTTTAGCCGTTAATCCTGAAGTGACTTCCATTGGCAGTGTTCAAAACCTCTCAATTGGAGACGATACTAACCAAATAGCACTATTGAATACGCGCGAACTGACCTCTGGACAAATTCGCCTACGAGATGGGCAAACCCTAATACTGTCCGGGATTATTCAGGAATCAGACCGCACAACTGTCAGGAAAGTGCCAATTTTAGGTGATTTGCCGATTTTAGGCGCTCTGTTTAGAAGTACAGAACGGCAAAATCAGCGTCAAGAGGTGATTGTGTTGCTTACGCCTCAGATTCTGGATGACTCAGAACGTGGCGCGTTTGGCTACAACTATACGCCAGGGCGAGAGGCGCAGGAAGTGTTACAGCGTCGAGGGTTTCCCACGCAGGGGGGTTTTTAG
- a CDS encoding DUF4388 domain-containing protein: MSITSSLSDFSIPEIFQFLEKGQKTGVLTLGALPEDPTPLNTIYYIWVYQGRIVAAADQLDHQGLVKLIAEQMGVSQRVVTKLVQLCPTDKPLGLSLKHHGILSIEHLKQLFQNQVLQRVCTLFELKEGQFKFIPNAPIPTKEMTGLSISATEATLRGLRLLKNWDNLHDKLPAPNSGLASIMAGSPAYRLYPLEEQVWERSQGTVSLSAIAKELNVPVEQVQHVAFTLMTVGLVEEVPLLAGILPTQEIEPLPAQLSKASEKQGITPSLLQNLVGFLRSKGGNRQERNWNYVSTHSSPTSLPFLKREKETIQC, from the coding sequence ATGTCGATTACCAGTTCCTTATCCGACTTTTCAATACCAGAAATTTTCCAGTTTCTAGAGAAAGGACAGAAAACTGGAGTGTTGACGCTAGGAGCATTGCCAGAAGACCCCACACCACTCAACACAATTTATTACATTTGGGTTTACCAGGGACGTATTGTGGCGGCAGCAGATCAATTAGATCATCAAGGTTTAGTCAAATTGATTGCTGAACAGATGGGAGTGAGCCAGCGCGTAGTAACAAAACTTGTACAGCTATGTCCGACTGATAAACCCTTGGGGTTGAGCCTCAAACATCATGGAATCTTGTCAATCGAACATTTAAAGCAGCTTTTTCAGAATCAGGTATTGCAGCGAGTGTGTACGTTATTTGAACTCAAGGAAGGTCAGTTTAAATTTATCCCAAACGCTCCCATACCCACCAAAGAAATGACAGGATTGAGCATCTCAGCGACAGAAGCCACATTGAGAGGGTTGCGATTACTGAAAAATTGGGATAATCTCCATGATAAACTACCTGCCCCAAATTCAGGATTAGCTAGTATCATGGCGGGTAGTCCTGCTTATCGCTTGTATCCTTTAGAGGAGCAAGTATGGGAACGATCGCAAGGGACAGTTTCGTTGTCTGCGATCGCAAAAGAACTAAATGTTCCCGTTGAACAAGTGCAGCATGTCGCATTTACCCTGATGACTGTAGGTTTAGTTGAGGAAGTACCTCTGTTGGCTGGTATTTTGCCCACTCAAGAAATTGAGCCTTTACCCGCTCAGTTGTCTAAAGCGTCAGAGAAACAAGGGATTACGCCATCACTTTTGCAAAACTTAGTGGGTTTCTTGCGGAGTAAAGGAGGTAATCGTCAAGAGCGAAATTGGAATTATGTTTCCACGCATTCCTCCCCCACTTCATTACCATTTCTGAAACGAGAGAAAGAAACGATTCAATGCTAA
- a CDS encoding sirohydrochlorin chelatase — MPSSSAYLLIAHGSRDPRPQRGLEELAQLLQKQLASQGEASQALRIRIGTATLELAPLSLHEQICQFATQAIRTGYPQIQALPLFLLPGVHVMEDIPEEVAIAQQRLGEKLTINLQPHIGVHPHLGQLLVNQQPPLNAPIKILISHGTRRPGGNQPVATLAQQLGAIDAYWSIEPTLSQRVATLAEAGYQHIAIVPYFLFAGGITDAIAQSVLDLQQQYPQLQLEFGEPLGATPQLAELILDLTRQRV; from the coding sequence TTGCCTAGCTCCTCTGCTTATCTACTTATTGCTCACGGAAGCCGAGATCCACGTCCTCAGCGAGGACTAGAGGAATTGGCACAGTTACTCCAGAAGCAGTTAGCGAGTCAAGGTGAGGCAAGTCAAGCCTTGAGGATTCGCATCGGAACTGCCACGTTAGAACTAGCACCTCTATCCTTACATGAACAAATTTGTCAGTTTGCGACTCAAGCGATAAGAACTGGCTACCCGCAGATCCAAGCTTTGCCCTTATTTCTCTTACCGGGGGTACATGTGATGGAGGATATCCCGGAAGAAGTAGCGATCGCACAACAACGGTTAGGGGAAAAATTAACCATCAACCTGCAACCTCATATCGGAGTACATCCCCATTTAGGACAACTGCTGGTGAATCAACAGCCACCCCTAAATGCTCCGATTAAAATTCTAATCTCTCATGGCACACGTCGTCCTGGTGGTAACCAGCCAGTCGCCACCTTAGCCCAACAATTAGGCGCAATCGACGCTTATTGGTCAATCGAACCAACGCTCAGTCAACGAGTCGCTACTTTAGCGGAGGCTGGATATCAGCATATCGCCATTGTGCCTTATTTTTTGTTTGCTGGCGGAATTACAGACGCGATCGCACAATCTGTCCTTGATCTACAACAGCAATACCCTCAACTCCAACTTGAGTTCGGTGAACCCCTTGGCGCAACTCCCCAGTTAGCGGAGTTAATCCTAGATTTAACCAGACAGAGGGTGTAG
- a CDS encoding PilN domain-containing protein, with protein MYSLDINFLKDRPDYRQPDKGSESPKAKKQIQMGEMTPLIIGVIVGLLPLALVAGVGFLWLPQQNAKLNQEIAEIDAELQSLQAEKNKINNLNTQIQAVRQETEALATVFNQIKPWSAILQDIRDRVPTGVQIQAIEQTETETKAAEGTEGSAPLPTINVEISGLARSFDDVNNFLLTLQQSPFFQEEETHIVSAQLEENPAKLEVPEKEGGETVAEITYELPKVVGYTVETSLTNVPASELLREIDRKGAVGLVARIKALQQIDQNQATETPSAAPSPSPSPTETTTE; from the coding sequence ATGTATAGTCTCGATATTAATTTTCTTAAAGATAGACCCGATTATCGCCAACCCGATAAAGGGTCTGAGTCCCCCAAAGCCAAAAAACAGATTCAAATGGGGGAAATGACGCCGCTGATTATAGGCGTGATTGTCGGGTTACTGCCGCTGGCGTTAGTCGCCGGAGTCGGTTTTTTGTGGTTACCTCAGCAAAATGCCAAGTTAAACCAGGAAATTGCTGAAATCGACGCCGAACTGCAAAGCTTGCAAGCGGAAAAAAATAAAATTAATAACCTGAATACTCAAATCCAAGCGGTGAGACAAGAAACCGAAGCCTTGGCAACGGTCTTTAATCAAATTAAGCCCTGGTCAGCTATTCTACAGGATATTCGCGATCGCGTCCCCACCGGAGTCCAAATTCAAGCGATTGAACAAACGGAAACCGAAACCAAAGCGGCTGAAGGGACTGAGGGTAGCGCCCCCTTACCCACAATTAACGTGGAGATTTCTGGTTTAGCGCGTTCATTTGATGATGTAAACAACTTTCTGCTGACGCTACAGCAATCTCCCTTCTTTCAAGAGGAAGAAACTCATATCGTTAGCGCTCAACTGGAGGAGAACCCCGCTAAGTTAGAAGTACCGGAAAAGGAAGGCGGCGAGACGGTGGCTGAGATAACCTACGAGTTGCCCAAAGTGGTAGGCTATACCGTTGAAACGAGCTTGACAAATGTCCCCGCTTCTGAACTATTGCGCGAAATTGACCGCAAAGGAGCAGTGGGATTAGTGGCTCGGATCAAAGCCTTACAGCAAATCGATCAAAATCAGGCAACGGAGACACCTAGCGCAGCTCCAAGCCCCAGCCCCAGCCCAACCGAGACAACTACGGAGTGA
- a CDS encoding tetratricopeptide repeat protein, giving the protein MIDQVFNNRYRVVRILGSGVSGLIYLAADTRHPDCPVCVIRQLKLPTKNPQALRRLQFLLTHKSETLERLAQTNQNPEIVNYFVENKKFYLVEEFVPDHPLNTLKKKSGQQPKDDQGLIRFQEMLTLAAKPPEPEVESPLISTSTQTSIANSGNWEIFPEKPLPKSANQSRLKRWRLPILVGGISLALGLGLMGLLSQNPDRIKAQEFFEQGVEHLKSGNVQGAIEAFDESIQLNPNNPLAYGNRGIAYDDLGAHQAAVEDYTKLIELAPSNTDAYYQRGLARYDLEDWQGAVEDFTELIQRKSNDDQAYYHRGIANYQLNQYKAAIADLDQAIQLNPQNAQAYAARGLVLSAMGNQQEAMADYTQAIEYNPNDAKAYYNRGRTRFHLADYRGAVDDYTQAIAIDPTDSMAYTNRCQAKFNLGNYRDAIADCTEAITQNPNNHIAYNNRCIAHLNLKDYQKALKDCSQSIRIEPSYENAYINRGEIRRKLGDNQGALEDYTQAIRLNPNNSVAYTNRARVRRKFGDNSGALDDYTKAIQLNPNNAFAYSGRGLTHAELGNTMEAINDFEQASKLHLDNGRIDQYNEAQLQLKTLR; this is encoded by the coding sequence ATGATCGATCAGGTTTTCAATAATCGTTATCGTGTTGTCAGGATTTTAGGCTCAGGTGTCTCAGGATTAATTTACCTAGCCGCCGATACTCGCCACCCCGATTGCCCGGTTTGCGTGATTCGACAACTCAAGTTGCCCACAAAAAATCCTCAGGCACTTCGTCGGCTGCAATTTCTCTTGACTCATAAATCTGAAACCCTGGAACGGTTGGCACAAACTAACCAAAATCCAGAAATTGTCAACTATTTTGTCGAAAATAAAAAATTTTATCTAGTCGAAGAATTTGTTCCCGATCATCCCTTAAATACATTGAAGAAAAAATCCGGTCAACAGCCCAAGGATGATCAAGGGTTGATCCGGTTTCAAGAAATGCTAACCTTGGCAGCTAAACCCCCTGAACCCGAAGTAGAATCCCCCTTGATATCCACCTCGACCCAAACATCCATTGCTAATTCTGGCAATTGGGAAATATTTCCCGAAAAACCATTGCCGAAATCGGCTAATCAATCCAGACTGAAGCGATGGCGTTTGCCCATTTTGGTAGGCGGAATAAGTTTAGCCCTTGGGCTGGGATTAATGGGGCTGCTAAGCCAAAATCCAGACCGGATAAAAGCGCAAGAGTTTTTTGAACAGGGAGTGGAACACCTAAAAAGTGGTAATGTGCAGGGCGCGATTGAGGCGTTTGATGAATCAATTCAACTTAATCCTAACAACCCATTAGCCTATGGGAATCGGGGCATAGCTTACGATGATTTGGGAGCGCATCAAGCCGCTGTAGAAGACTACACTAAACTTATTGAGCTTGCTCCAAGTAATACAGATGCTTACTATCAGCGAGGACTAGCCCGTTACGATTTGGAAGATTGGCAAGGTGCTGTAGAAGACTTTACCGAATTAATTCAACGAAAGTCCAATGATGATCAAGCGTACTACCATCGAGGAATCGCCAACTACCAACTGAACCAGTATAAAGCCGCGATCGCCGATCTCGATCAAGCAATTCAGCTCAATCCCCAAAATGCCCAAGCTTACGCGGCACGAGGATTAGTGCTGAGTGCGATGGGTAATCAACAAGAAGCCATGGCAGATTATACGCAAGCCATTGAGTATAATCCCAATGATGCCAAGGCTTATTACAATCGAGGTAGAACCCGATTTCATTTGGCAGACTATAGGGGGGCTGTAGATGATTATACCCAAGCGATCGCGATTGACCCTACAGATAGTATGGCTTACACAAATCGCTGTCAGGCAAAGTTTAACCTAGGAAACTATCGAGACGCGATCGCAGATTGTACGGAGGCAATTACTCAGAATCCAAATAACCACATCGCTTACAACAATCGCTGTATTGCCCACTTAAATCTTAAAGACTATCAAAAAGCACTCAAAGATTGCAGCCAATCGATTCGCATTGAACCCAGTTATGAGAATGCTTACATTAATCGCGGGGAAATTCGGCGTAAGTTAGGCGATAACCAAGGAGCGCTCGAAGATTATACCCAAGCCATTCGACTCAATCCCAACAACAGCGTCGCCTACACCAATCGCGCTCGTGTCCGCCGAAAGTTTGGCGATAACTCTGGCGCTCTAGACGATTATACCAAAGCCATTCAACTTAATCCCAATAATGCCTTTGCTTACTCTGGTCGAGGATTAACCCATGCTGAACTAGGGAATACAATGGAAGCGATTAACGACTTCGAGCAAGCCTCTAAGCTGCATCTCGACAACGGCAGAATTGATCAATATAATGAAGCGCAGCTCCAACTTAAGACCTTGCGCTGA
- the pilM gene encoding type IV pilus assembly protein PilM, whose protein sequence is MLNRFQDLFSKGKKGIGIELAPERISIAQLRKQGQGYKLVSLHTHEVPEGLFDGGKIIDAASLAELVTEILDEHKLKVEQVATAVPMREAVIRIIPIPAELDDTELRDMVLNHEAGLYLPYPREEVDLDYQKLGFFMDEDGIEKVQVLLVATRREVTDTYLDTFQLVGLKVDVLEINSFALIRTIREQLRQFAPQEAAVLVDIEFDSTEIAIIVDGVPQFSRTVPIGTFQLQSALSRAMNLPTSRNTELLQGMTIPNTPVDGIRTGATGINPGMAALLRVLGELADELRRSIDFYLNQSENLEVAQLLLAGPGGGIGQLDEFFTQRLSLPTTQVDPIAALSLEMEQDVPPVQRPGLGTVLGLGLREV, encoded by the coding sequence ATGTTGAACCGTTTCCAAGATCTATTTTCTAAGGGTAAAAAGGGTATCGGGATAGAATTAGCACCAGAACGTATTAGTATCGCCCAACTGCGTAAGCAAGGTCAGGGCTACAAGCTGGTGAGCCTTCACACCCATGAAGTCCCCGAAGGTTTGTTTGACGGAGGGAAGATTATCGATGCCGCCAGTTTAGCTGAACTTGTGACTGAAATTCTCGATGAACATAAACTCAAAGTCGAGCAAGTCGCCACGGCTGTCCCCATGCGGGAAGCGGTGATTCGGATTATTCCGATTCCCGCTGAACTCGATGACACTGAACTGCGAGATATGGTTCTAAACCATGAAGCCGGTCTATACTTACCCTATCCGCGCGAAGAAGTGGATTTAGATTACCAAAAACTGGGCTTCTTCATGGACGAAGATGGGATTGAAAAAGTACAAGTCTTGTTGGTGGCAACACGCCGCGAGGTGACAGACACCTATCTGGATACCTTCCAACTGGTGGGTTTAAAGGTGGATGTCCTGGAAATCAATAGTTTTGCCCTGATTCGCACCATCCGCGAGCAACTGCGACAATTTGCGCCCCAAGAAGCGGCGGTATTGGTGGATATAGAATTTGATAGTACCGAAATTGCGATTATTGTCGATGGTGTCCCCCAGTTTTCCCGCACCGTTCCCATTGGCACATTCCAACTCCAGAGTGCCTTGTCGCGAGCGATGAATTTACCGACATCCAGAAATACGGAACTCTTGCAAGGAATGACCATACCCAACACTCCGGTGGATGGCATTCGCACAGGCGCCACGGGAATTAATCCGGGAATGGCAGCACTGCTGAGAGTTTTAGGTGAACTCGCCGATGAATTGCGTCGTTCCATCGACTTTTATTTAAATCAGAGTGAAAATCTAGAAGTGGCTCAACTCCTCCTCGCTGGACCTGGTGGCGGAATTGGACAACTGGATGAATTTTTCACCCAACGATTAAGCTTGCCTACCACTCAGGTTGATCCGATTGCGGCACTATCCTTAGAGATGGAGCAAGATGTTCCCCCAGTACAACGACCCGGATTGGGAACGGTACTAGGATTAGGATTGCGGGAGGTTTAA